CTTCTGGGAAAAAGAGTATGCAGGGGATATTAAAGATGGAGCAGGACTTACAATTTTTGGATTTACAGAGAAGTATTATCCTGACTTGGTGAAGAAATTAAAAGAACTTTATTTTAAAGACAAAAAGCAAGCAGAAGAATTAGCAAAAAAGAATGCAAAAACTTTGTATTGGGACGCTTTAAGTTGTGATTATTTACCTTCAAAACTTGATATTGTGATAGCAGATTGTTCTTTTAATCAAGGAATTTCAGTAGCAAAAAAAGTTTTAGAATTAACAGCACAGGATTATCTTGCTTATCTCAAAAATCAAGGTTATTCAGAAAATCATTCTTGGATAATAGCGATTTTAAAGAGAAGTGATTTTTATGACAATTTAAGGGCATATGATATGTTTGGAAGGGGATGGAATAAAAGAATTATATCTCTGTATGAGTATTTA
The bacterium genome window above contains:
- a CDS encoding glycosyl hydrolase 108 family protein, whose amino-acid sequence is MRDNFEYFWKFLIFWEKEYAGDIKDGAGLTIFGFTEKYYPDLVKKLKELYFKDKKQAEELAKKNAKTLYWDALSCDYLPSKLDIVIADCSFNQGISVAKKVLELTAQDYLAYLKNQGYSENHSWIIAILKRSDFYDNLRAYDMFGRGWNKRIISLYEYL